One stretch of Gambusia affinis linkage group LG05, SWU_Gaff_1.0, whole genome shotgun sequence DNA includes these proteins:
- the LOC122830738 gene encoding basement membrane-specific heparan sulfate proteoglycan core protein-like isoform X1, whose translation MFILSWLILLFTSSSSGSNTSMINDSGAATLSMSNVTGNDSGQYVCTTQNQDRKLTVDKAVPYVKTPTISGKTTIKQGEGLNLTCTVDSFPLSVITWSKRGINQTLNNETKYGTSTLVIHNVTEQHSGQYVCHANHLNKTLEQDINITVINVWEMKITGEPTVREGSTLNLTCTVDSFPLSVITWSKRGINKTLNNETKYGTSPLVIHNMTEQHSGQYVCHANHLNKTLEQDINITVINVWEMKITGESTVREGSTLNLTCTVNSSHSIPITWVKLGMNKTLTNETGIKVGTSSLIIQNVTISNSGQYSCTTIFESQVQDINVTVTYWRMPEITGDIVVTGHVLNLTCSVDSWPLSLITWTKSNSSTVLKNDTGSATLLIFNVVAENSGLYICTSEHLNISFTKEVHIKVKMQPQILDKSGCKSQQDVLTCVCISQGFPSPTITWKLSNHVDYSFNTVVSNHTVTSTVSINIKGVSNISAVCFSSNTNGQTSRNLSVNEVEDEGQITNFLQTFTQMGIIIPFLVGVLVSAFIFSWLWLCCRKKHKSHGRTSETLEMTNGGHTVDYEPILARGTAGGSNDPEAGTSDIEYSDIHLLIANPLEKKPKKEDTEYAKINPKKESKMEEGEGREEEEEIKLCVPEAEESETVAVYSNVKKLKDQMKETLTLAD comes from the exons ATGTTTATTCTCTCCTGGCTAATTTTACTCTTCACCAGTTCCAGCTCAG GCTCCAACACAAGCATGATCAATGACAGTGGAGCAGCCACCCTCTCCATGAGCAATGTGACAGGAAACGATTCTGGTCAGTACGTTTGTACAACACAGAACCAGGACAGGAAACTAACAGTGGACAAAGCAGTGCCAT ATGTAAAGACACCAACAATCAGTGGCAAAACTACAATTAAGCAAGGTGAAGGTCTCAATCTGACCTGCACTGTCGACAGTTTTCCTCTATCCGTCATCACATGGTCCAAACGTGGCATCAACCAAACTCTAAACAATGAAACTAAATATGGAACATCAACTCTTGTGATTCATAACGTGACTGAACAGCATTCTGGACAGTATGTTTGTCATGCAAACCATCTAAACAAAACCTTGGAGCAAGACATTAACATCACTGTGATAA atgtatGGGAAATGAAGATCACGGGAGAACCAACTGTTAGAGAGGGAAGTACTCTGAATCTGACCTGCACTGTCGACAGTTTTCCTCTATCCGTCATCACATGGTCTAAACGTGGCATCAACAAAACTCTAAACAATGAAACTAAATATGGAACATCACCTCTTGTGATTCATAACATGACTGAACAGCATTCTGGACAGTATGTTTGTCATGCAAACCATCTAAACAAAACCTTGGAGCAAGACATTAACATCACGGTGATAA atgtatGGGAAATGAAGATCACGGGAGAATCAACTGTTAGAGAGGGAAGTACTCTGAATTTGACCTGCACTGTTAACAGCTCCCACTCTATTCCGATCACTTGGGTTAAACTCGGCATGAACAAAACCCTGACCAATGAAACTGGAATTAAAGTCGGAACATCCTCCCTCATCATTCAAAATGTGACAATAAGCAACTCTGGACAGTATTCCTGTACAACAATATTTGAGTCACAAGTCCAAGACATAAATGTTACTGTTACTT ATTGGAGGATGCCTGAAATAACTGGAGACATTGTTGTTACAGGCCATGTTCTGAATCTGACCTGCAGCGTCGATAGTTGGCCTCTTTCTTTAATCACCTGGACCAAATCTAACTCGAGCacagtgttaaaaaatgacACTGGCTCAGCCACACTTCTCATTTTCAATGTGGTAGCTGAAAACAGCGGATTGTACATTTGCACATCAGAACATCTGAACATCAGCTTTACCAAGGAGGTTcacataaaagtgaaaa TGCAACCTCAGATCCTAGATAAGTCTGGCTGTAAGTCTCAGCAGGATGTCCTGACCTGTGTGTGCATCAGTCAGGGCTTTCCTTCACCCACAATTACATGGAAACTATCGAATCACGTAGACTACTCCTTCAACACTGTTGTGTCAAACCACACGGTCACTAGCACCGTCTCCATAAATATAAAAGGCGTCTCcaatatttctgctgtttgtttcagcagtAATACAAACGGGCAAACAAGCAGGAATCTTTCTGTAAATGAGGTGGAAGATGAAG GACAAATCACAAACTTTCTACAGACTTTCACACAGATGGGTATAATAATTCCCTTTTTGGTCGGGGTTTTAgtttcagcatttattttctcctggtTGTGGCTGTGCTGCAG gaaAAAGCACAAGTCTCATGGAAGAACATCTGAGACTCTAGAAATG ACAAATGGTGGTCACACTGTGGATTATGAGCCCATTCTGGCCAGAGGGACAGCTGGAGGATCCAATGACCCAGAAGCTGGAACATCAGATATAGAATATTCTGATATTCATTTGTTGATTGCAAACCCTTTAGAGaagaaaccaaagaaagaaGACACAGAGTATGCTAAGATTaatccaaaaaaagaaagcaaaatggaAGAGGGAGAAGGgcgagaagaagaggaggagataaAACTCTGTGTGCCAGAGGCTGAGGAGAGCGAGACTGTAGCAGTGTATTCTAATGTGAAAAAACTGAAGGatcaaatgaaagaaacattAACTTTAGCAGATTGA
- the LOC122830738 gene encoding basement membrane-specific heparan sulfate proteoglycan core protein-like isoform X2: protein MFILSWLILLFTSSSSGSNTSMINDSGAATLSMSNVTGNDSGQYVCTTQNQDRKLTVDKAVPYVKTPTISGKTTIKQGEGLNLTCTVDSFPLSVITWSKRGINQTLNNETKYGTSTLVIHNVTEQHSGQYVCHANHLNKTLEQDINITVINVWEMKITGEPTVREGSTLNLTCTVDSFPLSVITWSKRGINKTLNNETKYGTSPLVIHNMTEQHSGQYVCHANHLNKTLEQDINITVINVWEMKITGESTVREGSTLNLTCTVNSSHSIPITWVKLGMNKTLTNETGIKVGTSSLIIQNVTISNSGQYSCTTIFESQVQDINVTVTCHVLNLTCSVDSWPLSLITWTKSNSSTVLKNDTGSATLLIFNVVAENSGLYICTSEHLNISFTKEVHIKVKMQPQILDKSGCKSQQDVLTCVCISQGFPSPTITWKLSNHVDYSFNTVVSNHTVTSTVSINIKGVSNISAVCFSSNTNGQTSRNLSVNEVEDEGQITNFLQTFTQMGIIIPFLVGVLVSAFIFSWLWLCCRKKHKSHGRTSETLEMTNGGHTVDYEPILARGTAGGSNDPEAGTSDIEYSDIHLLIANPLEKKPKKEDTEYAKINPKKESKMEEGEGREEEEEIKLCVPEAEESETVAVYSNVKKLKDQMKETLTLAD from the exons ATGTTTATTCTCTCCTGGCTAATTTTACTCTTCACCAGTTCCAGCTCAG GCTCCAACACAAGCATGATCAATGACAGTGGAGCAGCCACCCTCTCCATGAGCAATGTGACAGGAAACGATTCTGGTCAGTACGTTTGTACAACACAGAACCAGGACAGGAAACTAACAGTGGACAAAGCAGTGCCAT ATGTAAAGACACCAACAATCAGTGGCAAAACTACAATTAAGCAAGGTGAAGGTCTCAATCTGACCTGCACTGTCGACAGTTTTCCTCTATCCGTCATCACATGGTCCAAACGTGGCATCAACCAAACTCTAAACAATGAAACTAAATATGGAACATCAACTCTTGTGATTCATAACGTGACTGAACAGCATTCTGGACAGTATGTTTGTCATGCAAACCATCTAAACAAAACCTTGGAGCAAGACATTAACATCACTGTGATAA atgtatGGGAAATGAAGATCACGGGAGAACCAACTGTTAGAGAGGGAAGTACTCTGAATCTGACCTGCACTGTCGACAGTTTTCCTCTATCCGTCATCACATGGTCTAAACGTGGCATCAACAAAACTCTAAACAATGAAACTAAATATGGAACATCACCTCTTGTGATTCATAACATGACTGAACAGCATTCTGGACAGTATGTTTGTCATGCAAACCATCTAAACAAAACCTTGGAGCAAGACATTAACATCACGGTGATAA atgtatGGGAAATGAAGATCACGGGAGAATCAACTGTTAGAGAGGGAAGTACTCTGAATTTGACCTGCACTGTTAACAGCTCCCACTCTATTCCGATCACTTGGGTTAAACTCGGCATGAACAAAACCCTGACCAATGAAACTGGAATTAAAGTCGGAACATCCTCCCTCATCATTCAAAATGTGACAATAAGCAACTCTGGACAGTATTCCTGTACAACAATATTTGAGTCACAAGTCCAAGACATAAATGTTACTGTTACTT GCCATGTTCTGAATCTGACCTGCAGCGTCGATAGTTGGCCTCTTTCTTTAATCACCTGGACCAAATCTAACTCGAGCacagtgttaaaaaatgacACTGGCTCAGCCACACTTCTCATTTTCAATGTGGTAGCTGAAAACAGCGGATTGTACATTTGCACATCAGAACATCTGAACATCAGCTTTACCAAGGAGGTTcacataaaagtgaaaa TGCAACCTCAGATCCTAGATAAGTCTGGCTGTAAGTCTCAGCAGGATGTCCTGACCTGTGTGTGCATCAGTCAGGGCTTTCCTTCACCCACAATTACATGGAAACTATCGAATCACGTAGACTACTCCTTCAACACTGTTGTGTCAAACCACACGGTCACTAGCACCGTCTCCATAAATATAAAAGGCGTCTCcaatatttctgctgtttgtttcagcagtAATACAAACGGGCAAACAAGCAGGAATCTTTCTGTAAATGAGGTGGAAGATGAAG GACAAATCACAAACTTTCTACAGACTTTCACACAGATGGGTATAATAATTCCCTTTTTGGTCGGGGTTTTAgtttcagcatttattttctcctggtTGTGGCTGTGCTGCAG gaaAAAGCACAAGTCTCATGGAAGAACATCTGAGACTCTAGAAATG ACAAATGGTGGTCACACTGTGGATTATGAGCCCATTCTGGCCAGAGGGACAGCTGGAGGATCCAATGACCCAGAAGCTGGAACATCAGATATAGAATATTCTGATATTCATTTGTTGATTGCAAACCCTTTAGAGaagaaaccaaagaaagaaGACACAGAGTATGCTAAGATTaatccaaaaaaagaaagcaaaatggaAGAGGGAGAAGGgcgagaagaagaggaggagataaAACTCTGTGTGCCAGAGGCTGAGGAGAGCGAGACTGTAGCAGTGTATTCTAATGTGAAAAAACTGAAGGatcaaatgaaagaaacattAACTTTAGCAGATTGA